GTCTGGGTCATGGGGGCTGCCTCGGGCATTGCGGGGGAGCGGCACTTTACCGGGTGGCAGGGGGTGAGGCAATTAGCCTGGGGGTTGTGGTGTGGCTGATGGCCTCATCGGGAGCAAGCCCCTCCCACATTTTGTTCTGCGCAGTGTGCGAGGGGGCTTGCTCCCGATGAGGCCCGAAAGCCCATTAAAAAACCCCGCGCCTGTCACCAGAGCGCGGGGTTTTTAAACAGCCTACAAGCAATCAACGCTCCAGCAAAATCCGCAGCATACGGCGCAGCGGTTCAGCCGCGCCCCACAGCAGCTGGTCGCCCACGGTGAACGCGCCGAGGAACTGGCTGCCCATATTCAGCTTGCGCAGGCGGCCCACCGGTACATTCAGAGTGCCGGTGACCTTGGTCGGGCTCAACTCCTGCATGCTGATATCGCGGTTGTTCGGCACCAGCTTGACCCATGGGTTGTGCTGGCTGATCAGCCCTTCGATATCGGCGATCGGCACATCTTTGTTCAACTTGATGGTCAGCGCCTGGCTGTGGCAACGCATGGCGCCGATACGCACGCAAATGCCGTCAACCGGGATCGGGCTCTTGAAGCGACCGAGGATCTTGTTGGTCTCGGCCTGGGCCTTCCACTCTTCACGGCTCTGGCCGTTGGGCAGTTCCTTGTCGATCCACGGGATCAGGCTACCGGCCAATGGCACACCGAAGTTCTCGGTCGGGTAGGCATCGCTGCGCATGGCTTCGGCCACGCGGCGATCAATGTCGAGGATCGCGCTGGCCGGGTCGGCCAGTTGATCGGCGACAGCGGCGTGGGTCGCGCCCATCTGCTTGATCAGTTCGCGCATGTTCTGCGCGCCGGCGCCGGACGCCGCCTGATAGGTCATGGCGCTCATCCACTCCACCAGGCCAGCCTCGAACAGACCACCCAGGCCCATCAGCATCAGGCTGACGGTGCAGTTGCCGCCCACGTAGTTCTTGGTGCCGGCGTCCAGTTGCTGGTCGATGACCTTGCGGTTGACCGGGTCGAGGATGATCACCGCATCGTCCTGCATGCGCAGGCTCGACGCGGCGTCGATCCAATAACCCTG
This region of Pseudomonas asgharzadehiana genomic DNA includes:
- the asd gene encoding aspartate-semialdehyde dehydrogenase → MKRVGLIGWRGMVGSVLMQRMLEEQDFDLIEPVFFTTSNVGGQGPSVGKDIAPLKDAYSIDELKTLDVILTCQGGDYTSEVFPKLREAGWQGYWIDAASSLRMQDDAVIILDPVNRKVIDQQLDAGTKNYVGGNCTVSLMLMGLGGLFEAGLVEWMSAMTYQAASGAGAQNMRELIKQMGATHAAVADQLADPASAILDIDRRVAEAMRSDAYPTENFGVPLAGSLIPWIDKELPNGQSREEWKAQAETNKILGRFKSPIPVDGICVRIGAMRCHSQALTIKLNKDVPIADIEGLISQHNPWVKLVPNNRDISMQELSPTKVTGTLNVPVGRLRKLNMGSQFLGAFTVGDQLLWGAAEPLRRMLRILLER